The genomic region TACTTTTGATATATATACGAGACACATACACCTGTATTTTTTTTAGATTACATGACATTATATGAATTCAAAATAATATTTAAGTTCAAACTGTCACTAAAACCACCAGTCACATTCGAATTCGATTGATATACATCCAAAAATCGGCCATGTACACCCAAATATGAGTTCACTTGAAATACAGTACAAAGTTTATATGTATACAAACTCACTTCAAACATGCAAACACGCACAAAaacagataaaaaaaaatacGTTAAACTATTCACTAAAAGTATGTAAAACAGTATAACCTACTTGAACAGTTTCACCAGAAGTGTAATATCTACTTTAAACCAAGAACATATAATGAATCtacttaataaaaaagaaatacgACGATATAACGCTTTGCCTTCGAAATCAGAAAGAGAAATCTGAAAAACCTAGAAGATTAGtgaaacagtaccttgaataatgtttcttctttcttttcggTATTTTTTGATGGAgattttgatgtttcttgttgagTTCGTCGATTGTTAGCGAGAAATTTAAAAGTTTCTTCAGAGTTTTTGAATGTGCCTTGAATTTCGACGGTTGTGgatttgattgaggaagaagaagaaaagtcaTTCATAATAGTGAGTAGCGCGCTTTAGAAACAGTTGAGTAACACACGTGTTTAACATGCTTAAATTGGATGAAAGTAGTTTTTGTTAGATTTGGTCCAACTTATAAGACTTataaactaaaaaatttatatatgtaACATATCTGATCTGAGTTATCCATTAATAGattaccataaaaaaaaaaagagaggataCCCACATTAATTAGATGGACTCCCGACCACAGATAGCTTTAAAGATGAACGACTCAAAGGGACGGAAACACGGGCAAAGTTGGCTGCGGGAGATTGCTACTAGATGCGTACGGAAGATGGATAGCAGGTTTCTCCGTTTCTCTCATTTTGTTGGGAATTATTCGACGTACAAGGCAAAATTTTAGGGTATTCATAAAGGAATTGAACTTGTATGAATAATGGACAATAGAAAATTACTAGTGCAGTGTGACTTTCAAACGGTAATTAGCAAAATTAATGGGAAAGGGGATTTGAGCTAACATCCAAATGCCCCTTTTGAGAAGTATTAgttgttgtaattttttttttcctaaatATATACCGATAGTAAAATAGATATGCTGACTTTTTAACTTAAATTATCTTAGATCTTGAGATAGAATTTTACTTTTGAAATATACTTCTTAGAGAGATCATTAAGATCTTAAATGATGatgaacaaaatatttttttaccttTTAATTTGTAATTCATTTTTTTGGACAATTTNNNNNNNNNNNNNNNNNNNNNNNNNNNNNNNNNNNNNNNNNNNNNNNNNNNNNNNNNNNNNNNNNNNNNNNNNNNNNNNNNNNNNNNNNNNNNNNNNNNNNNNNNNNNNNAAaactttattattaataatttcaaaatacttttttatttaatttgatttgacttttttttgttaattttaaatgATATAGAGGaaagaagaaattgaaatttcCTTCCTATAAaagtgaaaattaaaataatctatTTTGAgcagttaaaatttaaaatttttccctACTAATTATGCAAATACATTATTTTAGCATAAAGTAATTTAAATACTCCTGTAAATTACATCCCCTTCCTCAAATTACATTCCCTTTCTTAAGGAATTTTCTAAATGCATCGATGAtatctttaataaaattaaaacttaaaattttaaataaaaagacAATCCTAACAATTATATTCATATAAAACTTGTTATCAAAagctcatttttttttttttggccaatgagtaatagctcaaatggcatagtctccccatactcaattaagaggttacgggttcgagtctcctatctttgataaaacaaaaaaaaaaagctcatttttttggggaaaaaaaaaatagtttgaaATTGAAGAAGGGTTAATAGTATATAATGAAAGTGACATTGAGGAGGGTTTACAAGAATGCAAGAAGAGCCTTGTTGGGAAGCTCATAACAGAGGAGAAAAGCAGAGAGATTTAGGGTTGTATGTAGAGACTAAATTTCTTTTAAGAATGTTGCATTAGTTTTTGTGATTCTCTATTAGCCACATGAGTCATAACTCTAATGGTGCAACCATGTTTCTTAGATTCAGCTAATTCCTAGCTAAACATTTATTACAAGTCATAATCATGGGGTAAACTTTATTTATCATTAGATATGTTAGGCAAAGATGATTATGTTGTGATATATACTAAGTGAAGACCTTGTATTGCACAATGACACCAATTCCAATGTCGCTGTAAGCTAAGGGGTTATTCTAATCGATGACCatcattaaatatttattttttttaactacaAGCACTAAAATATCGACAAATCAATAAATGGTTACATACATGATATAATATTCAAATTTCCGACCATTAGCTACATAGACGAATAACATGATTATTTAACTAATTTAAGTTAtgttataattaaatttaaaaaaatatgttacttttaattttaattattaaaattaaattagatcGATNNNNNNgtttaaaaaaaataagttaaaatcatataaaattaattaaaattagacaaaattaatcaaaattagTATAAATCGATCAAAATTGTAAgtcaataattaataaaaaaaaaaggtaatgttagagagacaaaaaaaaacagacagaacttgctttatttagcattcattaattgtcgcaccaattaataaatgctaaataaggcaagttatgactatttttggctgatttttttcagttactaaatattttcgtaaaaaaaattccttaattttaaatttaagtcTTCTTGCATGTGCAACAACTTAATTACTTACTGAGTCCCCAAAAAAAACTTAATTACTTACTGATTGAACgaataaattaataaatcaatagTCTGTTCAATCATAAATTCATTTCTCACAACTATGCTTTTAACTCTGTTTAAAAGCAAAGACATCGTTGTGCAAATATTTGACTTGAATGACAAAAATATGTTCATTTCCCTTGATGTATAAGACTAAAGTGAATAAAAATtctctatatatatttaaaaaaaaaaacgtgaATACAAATAGACATCTCTTTATCTTGTGGATATAGCAAAGTAAAGTAACATTGAGTACATAAACAAAGAGATATCTTTGCTGCAAGTGGGAGTGACTTGCAAGCATATATTAATCTCTCTATTATTTGTGTGGATCGGATCTTTACCAAAGAACTAAACAATCTATTGAACATTTATTTCAGTGATGTTATACATGATACTAAATATATATTTAAGTCAGCAATAGTAGGCAATGTCATTAAATAAAAATCCAATTGCACATTTCCGCGGTAATTAACCATAGACATATAATTGATCAACGGTTCAAATTCAACTATTCCAAAAATGCTCGCACTAATTTCTATTAAAAGATCATGTACGATTCAGTTTAGCTTCTAAATAGTATAATGTCTTGGATAATTATCAAAAGATATCTAAGGTGAATAATATATGTTACTAATGTGTTAATGTTAAGTGTTACATGTAATATGctaatgagttatagttcaaatagcATAATCTCTCTGTACTCTCTTAAAAGGTCGCGGACTTGCGGACTcgagtaaaaaaaaaagtattacaTATTGCATGTCATGTTAGTGAcaaattttatttcatatatCAACCTTTAAAAATGatactatataaaaaaaattggaaaaaatataGAAACATAATTTTTAgtcaataatttaattaattttagatttaaaatttataaNNNNNNNNNNNNNNNNNNNNNNNNNNNNNNNNNNNNNNNNNNNNNNNNNNNNNNNNNNNNNNNNNNNNNNNNNNNNNNNNNNNNNNNNNNNNNNatctaaaattaaaaataagtaaaataattttaaaaaactgaccaatattaattaaaaaaattgattatctAATATTACTCAAaaagttaacaaaaaaattaacttaGCTACTCACGTGTTAATATCTTTGAAGGGACTAAATTAAAGTGTTATATGTTTTAAGATCAATTAGTTCATATAGTTTTTTCTTTCATCTCTATACACTACCCAGGAATAGTAGAGAATATGGAAACTAGGTTATATTTTgtgatagaatttttttttttttttcttagggTAAAGAGTCAAATTTTAAGATAGAATTAAAtggttattttatatttaaaaaatatatatatacaaaaNNNNNNNNNNNNNNNNNNNNNNNNNNNNNNNNNNNNNNNNNNNNNNNNNNNNNNNNNNNNNNNNNNNNNNNNNNNNNNNNNNNNNNNNNNNNNNNNNNNNNNNNNNNNNNNNNNNNNNNNNNNNNNNNNNNNNNNNNNNNNNNNNNNNNNNNNNNNNNNNNNNNNNNNNNNNNNNNNNNNNNNNNNNNNNNNNNNNNNNNNNNNNNNNNNNNNNNNNNNNNNNNNNNNNNNNNNNNNNNNNNNNNNNNNNNNNNNNNNNNNNNNNNNNNNNNNNNNNNNNNNNNNNNNNNNNNNNNNNNNNNNNNNNNNNNNNNNNNNNNNNNNNNNNNNNNNNNNNNNNNNNNNNNNNNNNNNNNNNNNNNNNNNNNNNNNNNNNNNNNNNNNNNNNNNNNNNNNNNNNNNNNNNNNNNNNNNNNNNNNNNNNNNNNNNNNNNNNNNNNNNNNNNNNNNNNNNNNNNNNNNNNNNNNNNNNNNNNNNNNNNNNNNNNNNNNNNNNNNNNNNNNNNNNNNNNNNNNNNNNNAACGTGAAACAGTATTTGCACACGCCTGTTACGTTGTTCAATATATATTATCAAGTATCAAcacttttttataaataaataagagaaatataatatactaatcaaaacctttctctctctctaaataTACTGCTTTGGATCTATGAAAAGAACAAAACTATACTAGTCATTTATTTGGATAGTACTGTTTTAATAATCGGACAAGTAAAGTCACTATCCTGAAATCATATCACTacctccaaaaaaaattaaaataaaataaaataaggaagaaGGGTGCTATTATTTCAAATTAAGAATGAGTTCTTAGAATGAATCATGAAGtgatcatatatatataattatttcaaACAATTCCTTTGCAATATGTCAAAAGGTAAATCTTAAGATACATAATAATATTCAATGAATGACCTCTCCCTTTGAAATCATACAGTTCACAATCATTGAAGAGAgaacatttttattttctctttcaaataaaCAAATCATATATGTTTCATCAATAATTTAGATCTATCCTCCATTATTAACTATATAGGGTCATATATACACACTACTTTTTCTCCACAATGTAACTAAAAAAGGGACTTTTATCCCTACAAAATTTAACGGTATAAATACTTTGTCTAGTATTTATGGTTAAGAAGTAGTCATGTAACATACTactaacaaaaaatattatttaattatggtAAAGTTTATATCTAAATTACAACCATACATAGAGAAAGTATTATACTGATATATGCTTATATAAAAGGAAAGGTACCCAACAATATTCCATTTTTTCTCCTCCTTTATTTTTGGTTTCGTTATATATATACACTTTATGATTCCATTAGCCCCACGGCCACCACCCANNNNNNNNNNNNNNNNNNNNNNNNNNNNNNNNNNNNNNNNNNNNNNNNNNNNNNNNNATTACGGAAATTATACAAGTTTGATTTCAGCTcagttattatatatatatatattctcagcTCAATGCAAGTTAACTTTctcttttttctaatttttttttgtattcacaacaaaaaaaagtatagggaaaAATCAATGGTGGACAGCGAAGAGAAACCTAAAGTGTAAGAAAAAGAGAGTTGTGTTTATGTGGTTACTTAGAGAGAAGTGTAATCTACGTAGAACTCACTAACACCAGAAGCAGCCCACAACCGTTGATTATACTGATCAACCATTTCATCAGGAACAAACGACGTCCTACAAAGCGGACACGTCTTCTGATCGTGATCAATCCAACGGTCCACACACTCCCTGTGGAACACGTGCTTGCAGTTACGCAACCACCGGATCTCGTCCTCCATAACTAATTCCGTTAGGCAAACCGCGCAGCTGCCAGTTAGTTGAGGCGATGCCACGTCATCGTTAGCCAGGATTTCTCTGAAGGTTACGACGGGGAGGAACTCGCGGATGAGGATGGCGGAGAGGGATGGTGTACGGTCGACGGCGGAGGGGGTCCGGGTtgggttggggttgtggttgtagtagttgttgttgttgtcggtGGTGGTGTCGATGAGGAGTTCAGAGAGTCCGAGGAGGCGGAAGAGGTGGAAGACGAGGTTACGGAGGAGGCCGAGGAAGGTGAGTAAGCGGAGGAAGAGGTGAGGGAAGAAAACCTCCGTGTAGCCCACCGGAAAACCCATTGAAAATAGTATGGAGGGTGTTTTTGTAATTTCGGTGTGGGTTTTGTCTGGTTGttagaggagagagaaagtgggaTGTGTGTGAGAAGGTTCTGACTGGGAGAGAGAGGGTGGGATTTATAGTGTGGAAGAAGAGGAGATTGGGATTCGGTTACTGGGCTGTTATGTGCCCAGTGGTGAAGGTCAAACTAGCATTAACCTGAATTGGGAAATTTTTTAGAGTAATATTGTAAAGAGGAAGTAttaggagccaatggaatatctgTACAGTGTGTATAATGAGATTTAAGGATGTTTGATTTAGTAGGATATCAGATATTTATTATCCTTGATACTcagatggttattctggatagtatgagtgtattgtgtttgaaaaattaatagtattttattttggatgttcattttttaattcatattgggccaaataaataacctattgtacacattgtacaaatacttCATTAGCTCCCTAGCGAATTCGTAAAGAGAATTAATAACCAACTTAGATTCCTCGTGTTAGGTCACTTATTCGCTTAAATCAGTGTCGAAATTTGAATCTTACCTTGTGCAAGTAATAATTTATTGACCAGTAATAGACTTTTAAATAGAATTTAGATCTGTAACGAATTAGTCTTTGATCTGTTGAACTAGAAGATACTGTGAACaaccaaaaaaaaattctaaattaattttttattttttacaaaatatattattttcatcaaaatttaattatttatgtcaAATAATTTATTGGTAATTGTTTTGATATTTTCANNNNNNNNNCGAAAATTGATTTATCTAGCAAAATACAAAAAGTAAAAACTGATTTATTAATTAGAACGtgttggatatatatatatatatatgtctaaAATCTACAATTTTATTGGATAATTCGTATATTttcaataaagaaaaaataaagtgaAAATGTATAATTACTTGAGAATTGATATCATCTAGATGAATTATTATATCTCACGTGTCTCCCAATTTATTTATATTCTAAGTAGTAAGTATGATCCAAAGATTTGATTATAAGAAGTGCAGTGCACCCGTGCAATAAGATAGAAGGGTAGGGGTTGAAAGATTTATTCAATTCAATACAAGGCTGCGCTTCCATTATTATTCTCATTCACAAAAttgttctaaaaaattttaagaaggaTAACATCTTGTATGCTTTTAGGATTTAAATATTagttgttcttgtatggatatCTGAAGGGAGAGTTCGGTTTTTGGGAGTCAACGCCGAATTATTATCTCCGGTGTTGACTTTTGAGTCTTGTGGTAATCTGAACTTTACTTTGAAGGGATATCTAATTGCGTAGAGCATGAacaaaaaataaaggagaaatataGCTGTAAAGGCACTCCGAAACTTAAGTCAGTTATTGAGAATTCCATGTGTCCCTTTAAGGATATCTCCTAAATTGATGAATAGTTATTGAGTCTCAATAAACAATGATATTCGATTGGACGTTATGATTCTTAGGATGTATTCCGTTAAGCCGAGTTATAACGTAAATTATCGAGTTATAATGTGTAATGCCGAATTATAATACCGATCTTGTAACGGTCCGATCATTAATGATAAAGATTAAAAGTATAATTAAATCGTCATGATTTTAACTTATACTATCTACATAAACAATTTGATCTATAAATTTAATTTAGAGAGTATATGTTAAATGTGCTAAAAAAGGATATGAAAGATGTAAAAATTATTTCTCTTTATTTGAAGATAAGTGACACGTGCTTTTTAATCTTAACCATTATCTTCATTTGTCTGATAATTTAATTATCCATCATAGTCATGTATAGATTCATAATTGACTTTTATACATACGGGCAGACGATAATTAATTAGGGGGGAATCATATACACATGTTTTAATCCAAGGCGTACGTGCGttgtatatatatttaaaaaaaaaatatggagAGCAATTTCATAGTACATATATAACAACTATATTTTTTTTCCGGGTGGAACCAAGAGTATTTACTACTCCAATCCAACCTAGCTACCTTATATTGATAATTAATAACATCTTAAATGCTAAAATTCTAACATATAATAGAGGCAATATGGCTATACAATTTAATGATCAGATAGGACATTCTCTTAGTACACTACAGTAGCTACATATAtacattaatttaataattagctaataataaTTATGTTTGCTTTGATTCTGCTTTGTGTTGGCCAGAAGGAGTATATAATATTGTAAATCTACGAAACTAAAAACAATACATTTATTGTACTGAAAACAAGGAGTAAAGGTGCACATTTTGTTTAAGAAATTCTTAACATCTTGCATCACTAACTATATAAACTATTAATTTAGGACCATTTTAATATTGTCTTGGAgacacaacttaaaaaaaaatatataaaaaaatacatattcTATATTTTTTTAACACAATGAAAAAAGATGTATCTTTTTTTCTGTATCTAAAAGAGACTCCAAATATAACTAATAATATAAGATTTAAATTCTCCACACTTATTTAAACAAACGAGTAGTGAGTTGACTACTCGACTAATTCAAGTTAATTTTTTTTGATTGCCCACAGTATTTCTCAATCCGACAGGCCAAGAACTAATCCGTCGGGTCTGtcgctggccaatgagttgctgcatgcacaaggcgggattcgaacctccgacacttgtttaagtggacgagtgagctgactactcgaccaacccaagttggttaatCCAAGTTAATTTTATTAAGAGTATTACTAATTTACTTGAATACCATGCCATATATCTATAAGTTACTAGCCAAGAataaatgaatttgaaaataattttaagGAAATTGGTTAGAAGTTTACTGATGATAATTGAACATGTAAATTAAACTATAGCTTTTAGTATTTTcctgtgtatttttatttttaatttcattggTGTAATTtgcaattatattttaaatattatttccaATTTTAGTCCCATATAAGATTTATTAGTATGTTGAATCATTTTCCTGATTCTAGAAGGACACAAAACTAGAAATTAATGTCCCCAACTGTCTAAACCTAATTTCTACTTTGGAGTTAACTGTTCAGTGTTAATGATGCCTTTCTAATCATCCTCGCTGTCATAAAAATATAGGTAAACGACAAATTTTAATAGGAAAAGATAGATCATATTgacattaatttaattattaggtTACTTCTTTTTTTCCAAAAGATAATTATTAGGTTACTTAATATCTTAGAAAT from Arachis ipaensis cultivar K30076 chromosome B02, Araip1.1, whole genome shotgun sequence harbors:
- the LOC107628102 gene encoding E3 ubiquitin-protein ligase RHA1B-like, whose protein sequence is MGFPVGYTEVFFPHLFLRLLTFLGLLRNLVFHLFRLLGLSELLIDTTTDNNNNYYNHNPNPTRTPSAVDRTPSLSAILIREFLPVVTFREILANDDVASPQLTGSCAVCLTELVMEDEIRWLRNCKHVFHRECVDRWIDHDQKTCPLCRTSFVPDEMVDQYNQRLWAASGVSEFYVDYTSL